From a single Anomaloglossus baeobatrachus isolate aAnoBae1 chromosome 4, aAnoBae1.hap1, whole genome shotgun sequence genomic region:
- the LOC142301965 gene encoding nodal homolog 2-A-like, translating to MSWLSFIIHFTIISMIFGMTSLLSGQKIQIPLQHSTLSLKVSPTLHGRTQSQDMKHSTFMMQLYQTLIMGKTTDLSSLEYSILQDSDTILSIAAKNCSQLTNHWELSFDMSSITRNKEIQLAELKIPFARGRTHDVTLDISHSKESEGKTFLGTLKIDFERGTTLKTINITQMIQSYFHQGEQFNITEDIEQKAMPKNGHESSCREASTDRAVLVVFTKDNPSANLHGYPNLIQTVESSKHVTTPGSATKRFRRGRSVEDDMMMANFPTKSTEDERPMCRRVDMIVNFESLGWGDQIIYPKKINAYRCEGACPIPLSEIFKPTNYAYIKSLVKLYNSDEVDYPSCVPVKMRTLTMLVHEGSTVVMKNHEDMIVEECGCH from the exons ATGTCTTGGTTGAGCTTCATCATACACTTCACCATCATTTCCATGATTTTTGGAATGACTTCTCTTCTTTCGGGGCAGAAAATACAGATTCCTCTTCAACATTCAACTCTTAGTTTGAAGGTTTCACCGACTCTACATGGAAGGACACAATCCCAGGATATGAAGCACTCTACCTTTATGATGCAACTCTACCAGACCCTCATCATGGGGAAAACAACCGATCTGTCAAGCCTGGAATACTCCATTCTTCAAGATTCTGACACCATTCTAAGCATCGCTGCCAAAA ATTGCTCACAACTGACAAATCATTGGGAATTGTCCTTTGATATGTCCTCCATTACAAGGAACAAAGAAATACAATTGGCTGAGTTGAAGATTCCTTTTGCTCGTGGAAGAACCCATGATGTGACTCTTGACATTTCTCATAGTAAAGAAAGCGAAGGAAAAACCTTCCTGGGAACATTGAAAATTGACTTTGAAAGAGGAACCACTTTGAAAACTATCAATATCACCCAAATGATACAATCTTATTTCCATCAAGGTGAACAATTTAATATTACAGAAGACATAGAGCAGAAGGCAATGCCCAAGAATGGTCATGAAAGCAGCTGTAGAGAAGCGTCTACGGATAGAGCTGTTTTGGTGGTTTTTACCAAGGACAATCCTTCTGCTAACCTCCATGGATATCCCAACCTCATCCAGACAGTTGAATCTTCTAAGCATGTGACAACCCCAGGGTCTGCCACTAAAAGATTCAGGAGAGGTAGAAGTGTAGAGGATGATATGATGATGGCCAACTTTCCCACCAAATCTACTGAGGATGAAAGACCAATGTGCAGAAGAGTTGACATGATTGTAAACTTTGAAAGCTTGGGATGGGGAGACCAGATCATCTATCCCAAAAAAATCAATGCATACCGATGTGAAGGAGCTTGCCCCATACCTTTAAGTGAGATCTTCAAGCCGACAAACTATGCGTATATTAAG AGTTTGGTGAAGTTGTACAATTCAGATGAAGTGGATTATCCCTCTTGTGTCCCAGTGAAGATGAGGACATTAACCATGCTTGTTCATGAAGGAAGCACGGTGGTTATGAAGAACCATGAAGATATGATTGTTGAAGAATGTGGATGTCATTGA